A genomic segment from Yimella sp. cx-51 encodes:
- the rpmJ gene encoding 50S ribosomal protein L36 yields the protein MKVQPSVKKICDKCKVIRRNGRVMVICENARHKQRQG from the coding sequence ATGAAGGTCCAGCCGAGCGTCAAGAAGATCTGCGACAAGTGCAAGGTGATTCGCCGTAACGGGCGCGTCATGGTGATCTGCGAGAACGCGCGCCACAAGCAGCGTCAGGGCTGA
- the infA gene encoding translation initiation factor IF-1, protein MAKKDGVIEIEGTIVEALPNAMFRVELTNGHKVLAHISGKMRQHYIRILPEDRVVVELSPYDLTRGRIVFRYR, encoded by the coding sequence ATGGCCAAGAAGGACGGTGTCATCGAGATCGAGGGCACGATCGTCGAAGCTCTCCCGAACGCAATGTTCCGGGTGGAGCTCACGAACGGTCACAAGGTGCTCGCACACATCTCGGGAAAGATGCGTCAGCACTACATCCGGATCCTCCCCGAGGACCGCGTTGTGGTCGAGCTTTCCCCGTATGACCTGACCCGCGGCCGCATCGTTTTCCGGTACCGCTGA
- a CDS encoding zinc-ribbon domain-containing protein, with translation MVRIDFRHDRRTVEEFLSASPNETVVPLIRRGSIYRNRTGGETCRADDPLGGIMNFCDQCGQELSEGARFCAGCGTAVALAPDDAWDHTIAVQPAPPSETAGRRETATQPASGQPTPGQPSPGSMSGFGAPGGQRSAPSPHGPPLTNARSGQQSSHASGPHIGTVCVAGRALPIDLVIVAAAYVVAGLLVLWATRDAFKILPDMISGIFDDSPFVYLISYAVLYLLAIVLWIVAALVGAGYLLFRQDPVGRWIAVAVAVSLLLLSMAREDTPGGFWFAAFIAIAAAVALFVSPGATAALSQSNRGDRPAAITAARAVVAFRYSLIALSAFVGVAGLRFVSELGVSWFFMVVFQCAAAVLAWAGFARVSNGPDARGRLLISAATAMDLLALLATVSGQDTGSPAAVSVLITLGTIALINVLLWIVPAARAWFGDKPISAFQGVAGH, from the coding sequence GTGGTGCGAATCGACTTTCGGCATGACCGGAGAACAGTTGAAGAATTTTTGTCTGCCTCGCCAAATGAAACCGTTGTACCGCTGATTCGACGCGGCTCCATCTACAGAAACAGGACGGGTGGCGAGACCTGCCGCGCCGACGATCCATTGGGAGGAATCATGAACTTCTGTGACCAATGCGGCCAAGAGTTGTCGGAGGGTGCGCGCTTCTGCGCCGGTTGTGGCACCGCCGTGGCCCTGGCGCCGGATGACGCGTGGGATCACACCATTGCCGTGCAGCCCGCGCCGCCGTCGGAAACGGCTGGGCGCCGCGAGACGGCAACGCAGCCTGCTTCCGGTCAACCGACACCGGGGCAGCCGAGCCCGGGGTCGATGTCGGGATTCGGGGCACCCGGCGGGCAGAGGTCGGCTCCTTCGCCGCATGGGCCACCGCTCACGAACGCGCGTTCCGGGCAACAGTCCAGCCACGCGTCGGGTCCGCATATCGGCACTGTTTGCGTCGCCGGCCGGGCGTTGCCGATCGACCTGGTCATTGTTGCGGCGGCCTACGTGGTTGCCGGGCTGTTGGTGCTGTGGGCAACGCGCGATGCTTTCAAAATCCTGCCCGACATGATCAGTGGCATCTTCGACGACAGCCCCTTCGTCTACCTGATCAGCTATGCCGTCCTCTACCTGCTTGCGATCGTCCTCTGGATCGTCGCGGCGTTGGTCGGCGCGGGCTACTTGTTGTTCCGTCAAGACCCGGTGGGGCGCTGGATCGCCGTTGCGGTCGCAGTCTCGCTCCTGCTGCTTTCGATGGCCAGGGAGGACACCCCTGGCGGTTTCTGGTTCGCAGCCTTCATTGCGATCGCGGCCGCGGTTGCGCTGTTCGTCTCTCCGGGGGCTACCGCTGCACTGAGCCAGTCGAATCGCGGCGATCGTCCCGCCGCCATCACGGCGGCGCGTGCGGTCGTCGCTTTCCGGTACAGCCTCATCGCGCTCTCTGCCTTCGTCGGAGTGGCCGGCCTGCGATTCGTGAGTGAACTCGGAGTGAGCTGGTTCTTCATGGTCGTGTTCCAGTGCGCAGCAGCCGTACTGGCCTGGGCGGGCTTCGCCCGCGTGAGTAACGGTCCGGACGCTCGCGGGCGGCTACTCATCAGCGCCGCCACCGCAATGGATCTACTGGCCCTCCTCGCGACGGTGAGTGGTCAGGACACAGGGTCGCCGGCAGCGGTATCTGTTCTGATCACGCTGGGAACAATCGCATTGATCAACGTCCTGCTCTGGATCGTCCCAGCAGCCCGTGCATGGTTCGGCGACAAACCGATCAGCGCCTTCCAAGGTGTGGCCGGCCATTGA
- a CDS encoding WXG100 family type VII secretion target produces the protein MAYKGMDDAQVESSATQLAALATKLDALVVRCDVLVGNVAGHWHGQDAQTFRDQWYSVHRRSLTGAAAQVHGMADSLRRNVTAQRDASGADPGAAGVSSPRSRGSDGSATSPSLMARLRDGLGVSDKFLNESGLGALTTLDDLLEAVGKEGFGSTAALGKVFGAIGVGASVAEFVNEPSWLGALHVAQNGLMMGSGPAAVAGVGLKAAESLGTHLAEGIAAGNFTPEAAKFGFEYARQHPIEVLQEFGAATYQVLGHDLLGLPDQAQAHHGGQEFGELVRGTDFSPAAARQTFDYAISHPGETFEAISAAPGQLWDMATGGNK, from the coding sequence GTGGCATACAAGGGCATGGACGACGCACAGGTCGAGTCATCTGCGACGCAGTTGGCGGCACTGGCCACGAAGCTGGATGCATTGGTGGTGCGATGCGACGTGCTCGTCGGCAACGTAGCCGGACATTGGCATGGGCAAGACGCCCAGACCTTCCGTGACCAGTGGTACTCCGTGCATCGGCGCTCGCTGACCGGCGCGGCTGCCCAGGTGCACGGAATGGCCGACTCGCTCCGTCGGAACGTGACGGCTCAGCGGGACGCCTCCGGAGCGGACCCGGGCGCGGCCGGCGTCAGCAGCCCCCGGTCCCGTGGGTCGGACGGAAGTGCCACGTCACCATCACTGATGGCGCGCCTGCGCGATGGCCTGGGTGTCTCGGACAAGTTCCTGAACGAGTCAGGTCTTGGCGCCCTAACCACGCTGGATGACCTCTTGGAGGCGGTAGGCAAGGAAGGTTTTGGCTCAACTGCTGCCCTCGGGAAAGTCTTCGGCGCGATCGGTGTCGGAGCGTCAGTGGCCGAGTTCGTCAACGAGCCCTCTTGGCTCGGCGCTCTTCATGTGGCGCAGAACGGGCTAATGATGGGCAGTGGTCCCGCTGCGGTGGCCGGAGTGGGACTGAAGGCCGCCGAGTCCCTGGGTACTCACCTGGCCGAAGGGATCGCAGCTGGCAACTTCACCCCCGAAGCGGCGAAGTTTGGATTCGAGTACGCCCGCCAGCACCCGATCGAGGTGTTGCAGGAATTCGGTGCGGCGACCTATCAAGTGCTCGGCCACGACTTGTTAGGTCTACCGGACCAAGCGCAGGCTCATCATGGCGGCCAAGAATTCGGCGAACTGGTGCGCGGCACCGACTTCTCTCCCGCTGCTGCGAGGCAGACCTTCGATTATGCGATCAGCCATCCGGGGGAAACATTCGAGGCGATTTCCGCTGCCCCAGGCCAGCTCTGGGACATGGCCACAGGAGGTAACAAATGA
- a CDS encoding WXG100 family type VII secretion target — protein MANKGMDTDIARGVHSQLTGLHGQLTTLISSIGSQVTTVHGAWDGADSIQFESEWSSVHRPALTNAASALEQFARTLMNNITTQETTSGTLN, from the coding sequence ATGGCGAACAAAGGAATGGACACCGACATTGCTCGGGGCGTTCACAGTCAGCTGACCGGCCTGCACGGGCAGCTCACGACCCTGATCAGCAGCATCGGTAGCCAGGTCACCACCGTGCACGGAGCGTGGGACGGTGCCGACTCGATCCAGTTCGAATCGGAGTGGAGCAGCGTGCATCGTCCGGCATTGACGAATGCCGCGAGCGCTCTGGAGCAGTTCGCCAGGACTCTGATGAACAACATCACCACCCAAGAGACGACCTCCGGAACGTTGAACTGA